The Chryseobacterium oranimense genome contains the following window.
AAAATCGAGTACAAAAAAACCAGCGGGCTTTTCATCCTGAAGAATGGTAACTGCCATTGCATTACTGTCATTTCTTTGTTTAATTCTTTCCAGGGCTCTTTCTACTGTTGAAGTATACTGCTGTTGATTTTCATCCAAAGCATAATTAAGCTCAGGGAAATCAGATATCTCGAAAAACTTTAAACTGACCATATTTTAATGATGATAAATATCCTGGTACATCACTCCTGCCCTGATCTCTACAGGAAGCTTATTTTCCTCGGGAACAATCGGGCAATTATAGTCGTAGGCATTATATGCACAATAAGGCTGATAGGATTGATTGAAATCCAGAATAATTGTATTGCCTTTCGGAATTTTCAGATCCATATATTTTCCGCCGCCGTAGGTTTCTTTTTCGTTGGTAGCATCACGGAAGGGAAGAAACAGATAGTCTTTATATTTTTTCTGCTTGATCAGGTCAAGACTTTGATATAGGGTAAGGGTATAAGATTTTCCATCCAGTTGAAAGGTAGCTTTCCCATATTCACGATAAGACTTGGTTTTTCCTGAAGATGTTGGAAGGTTAAAAGGCTGAGGATTTTTAGTCTTAACCAGTTTTGCAGTGACTCTGTATTTTAAATCAAACGGAAAGAAAGGATGTCCTTTAAAATTGGTAAAATTATCTCCCCTTAAAGGTGTTTCCTTAGGATTCAGATATTCAGCATTGAGTTCTTCCTGGAATTTTTTAACTGCGGTAACTTCCGGGGATACCATTTTTTGAGCAAAACCAAAAAACGGAAAAAGCAAAAACAGGATCAGATATCTTTTCATATTTAATGCAAATTATACGTAAAACTAAGGATTTTCTATGCATGAAAAGTTAAAATAGTAATAAAAAAACACAATCTATTTTAAATAATCTGAATTCCATTTGCTTTAGCATATTTTTTGACCAACAGAGGGCATGGACAGGAAGAAATTCATTAAAACAGGTTTACTGGCAGTATCAGGATTTTATTTTCTTAATTCTGATCTTTTTCAGGCTGTACAACCCAAAACAATACAATCTGGTAAGGAGGTCATAGAAGCGCCAATACTTATTATCGGGAGCGGGTATGGCGGTGCTGTCTCTGCTCTCCGTCTCTGTGAGGCGGGGAAAAAAGTTGTGATGCTGGAAATGGGCCTTAACTGGGAGAAATCCGGGATTCCTTTTTCCAATATGCTGAAACCCGGAAAAAGTGCAGCATGGCTGAAAAAGAAGACCATTGCCCCTTTTATGAATATTTTTTCTTTAACCCCATTTACGGGTACACTGGACAGGATGGATTTTGAAAACATCAATATATGGGTAGGCAGAGGAGTTGGCGGAGGTTCCCTGGTTAATGGCGGAATGGCCGTTACTCCAAAGGAAAGCTATTTTAAGGAAATATTTCCCGATTTGGATGCCGAAAAGTTTTACAGCCATTATTTTCCACTGGTACAGAAGGAATTGAAGGTAAATATTATCGGTGAACAATTTTTAAAGGATTGTCCTTATTATAAATTCACAAGAGTAGGTGAAGCAGAAGCCCACAAAGCCGGATTTAAAACCATACGGGTTCCGAATGTATACGATTTCCAGTATATGGAGAAGGAATACAGAAATGAAGTTCCCCGATCTGCTTTTAACACGGAAGTGATTTACGGGAATAATCACGGGAAAAACAGCCTGGACAAAACCTATCTTAAAAAAGCCCTGGAAACCGGAAATCTTGAAATCCTGGATCTCCATCATGTTGAAAATATAAAACTTAACGAGGATAAAACCTACACCTTACAGGTCCGGCAAACCGACACTTCGGGAACTACAGTTTCAGAGAAAGTATTTAACTGTAAAAAACTGATTCTTGCAGCCGGGACAATGGGAACTTTACAGCTGCTGCTGCATTCCAATGCAGTCAATAACTTTCCTGCTCATGAGCAGATCGGGAAAAACTGGGGGAACAATGGCAATTTCATGACGGGCAGAAACTGGGTAAAACCTCTTTCGGGTGGGACAGGGTCTAAACAATCTACTATTCCTGTGGGTGGTATAGATAACTGGGAAGACAAGGAACATCCTTTTTTTACAGAAATAGCTCCTCTTCCGATGGGAATGGATGTGGCAACAGCATTGTACCTGCTTATTAACAAGGTTGATAAAAAAGGGGAAATTTCTTATAACCCGGACACAAAGAAGATCAGTTTAGACTGGAACCGGACCCATACCGTCAAAATGAGAGAAAATGCCGATTATTTCATCAAAAAGATGAACAGGGCCAATGGCGGAACGAGAAGTCATTTTTTATTTAACAACGGTTTCGGAGCAGATGTGTGTTATCATCCGCTGGGCGGCTGTGTATTGGGTAAAGCGACAAACGAATATGGAAAATTAAAAAATCACGACAACCTGTATGTTTTAGACGGTTCCCTGATTCCCGGAACCATTGGCGTTAACCCGTTTGTAACGATCACAGCCATTGTAGAATACTGCATTGAAAATCTGATCCGGCAGAATGAATTTGCTTAAAATCAAGGCATGGATTTTACTTCATCAAAGTATTTCCTGATATCATTTTCCAGCTTCTGAGGATACTCAAATTTTAACTTTTCTGCCAAAATTGTCCCAAGTTCATGTACTAAGTCTGCGGTGGCATATAAAGCACGCCAGTTTTCTTCGATGCTGCTTGCTGAGAAGGTAGCTTCCACCCTTGCCCAGAGTTCTTCGGGCAGGTATTTTCTGAAAAGGCGGCCATGTTTATTCGTGGTGATATTTTCCCAGTTGTAATTGCCGGCAATATACCATTCAATCAGTGGAACAATATAATCTGTTCTGATTCCTCCGGACATGAATTGGGCATAAAACAGATCTTCACGTTTAAGGCATTTTACCACATAGGTCGTATCCCACCAGAAATCGTTCATCAGCTGCCTGAATTCCTTTTCCGCTGGTTTTTTAATCATAATAGATTGATATGTAGGCAATTTCATATTTTCAGTCAGACGATCCTTATCAATCAAAACCTTATAACCTACATCCCAATCCTCGGGAAGTGATTCTTCCTGAACTTCTTTTTCAAACTCTGATTTCTGATACAGCTTAAAATCCACTTTTACATGATCTGCATAGAGTACCATTTTCATGGCATGCTTCCCGTCAAAATACTTTTCATCTTCTTCCAGCATTGAAATGGGCTCACCAAAAAGGTCAATCCATTTCCTGTCCGTCTCATAATCTTTCATGTTTTCGAAAACGAGCTCAATATCCAGGTCACTGAAATCATCTACCGGAGCATAAGGGTTCACGAGCGAGCTGGTAAGCAATACGGTGCGGATGTCAGGGTTATTTTCTGCCCAACTGATGATCTGTTTTAATTTTTCCTCGCGTGCTACCATTATATACTAATAAGATTCTGAAATTTTCACACGGTAAACATCCAGAGCATTCCTTTTGATAGATTCTACAAAGAATCCTCCTTCTTCCGGAATAACTTCTTTAAGGTCAAAGCTTTTACAGTCTCTTGGCAAACCGGAAAACACCAGGGTAAACCAAAAGTCCCGCATAAACGGTACCGGAGTCCAGTTGGGATAGATGGTAATATTTTCTGCATGAATCAGCTTGCTTTTATGCTCAGACTGATTGTCCAACAGATAAGTGGAATTCCAGATCCGAATCAGGTTGCCTAAAAACGGGGATGCCGGAAAACAGCAGTGTACAATCACCTGCTTCTCCTCTTCTACTTTGGTTTGAAGAGATTCCAGGAGTTCTTTGGCTATGATGGGCTTAATAACAACTTCTTCCACCTTTTTATAAATAATGGGTAATAGGTGATGAATAATTCAATGGTCAATGGTCAATGGTGAATTGTGAGTTTTGCTTCGCAAGTGAAAGATGAATTTCTGAAAACAGAGTTTAAAATTCACAAGTGACCATTCACCATTCACTTTTTAATATTCCAGTTCTAATTTTTCTTTGGTATAATTTCTAATTTTATCAGTAAGTTCAGGGTTCTGAGCTAATTTCTGACCATACGAAGGTACCATTTCCAGAAGCTTATCTTTCCATTCTCCCTGTAATTTTTCAGGGAAACATTTCTCAAGCACATTCAGCATGGCAAATACTGCTGTGGAGGCTCCGGGTGAGGCACCAAGCAATGAGGCAATGGTTCCGCTTTTGTTGACCACCACTTCAGTTCCGAATTCCAGTTTTCCACCGTCTTTTTCATCTTTTTTGATGATCTGTACTCTCTGCCCTGCTACTTTCAGTTCCCAGTCTTCTTCTTTGGCATCTTTAATGAATTCTCTCAGGTGCTGCATTCTCTGGGATTTTGTCATGGCTACCTGCTGAATAAGATATTTAGTGAGCGGAATGTTGTGCCACCAGGCTCCGAATAATGATTTCAGGTTTTTGGTATTAACACTTTCAGGCAGATCGAGGTAGCTTCCTTCTCTCAGGAATTTTGTGGAAAATCCTGCAAAAGGTCCGAACAGAAGTGCTTTTTTACCATCAATGATTCTAAGATCCAGATGGGGAACGGACATCGGCGGTGCATCTACTGTGGCCTGGGTGTACACTTTGGCGTGATGCTTTTCTACTAATTCCTGATTATGACTTACGAGCCACTGCCCTGAAACAGGGAAACCTCCGTATCCTTCACTTTCTTTAATATCTGAACTGTCCAGCAGCGGAAGTGCATAACCTCCGGCACCGATAAATACAAAATCAGCAACGACTTCCTGCTTGTGATTGTGGATCCTGTCTTTTACCTTCATTTCCCATTTACCGTCTTCCCGTGGATCAATATCTTTTACTTCATGGTACAGGAATACTTCCACATTAGAATCTTCCAGCAGGTGCCGGCCCATTTTTCTGGTCAATGTACCGAAATTCACATCTGTTCCCATATCCATTTTGGTAGCCGCCATTACTTCAGACTGATTTCTTTTGCTCATCACCAGGGGAATCCATTGTTTAAGCTGCTCGTGGTCTGTAGAATATTCCATGCCAGAAAACAGAACTGATCCTGACATTTTCTCATAACGTTTTCTAAGGTATTCAGCATCTTTTTCACCAAATACAAGGCTCATATGAGGACAGGAATTGATAAATTCTTTGGGATCTTTAACGTATCCCTGAGTAATAAGGTACGACCAGAACTGTTTCGACATCTCGAACTGCTCTGCAATACTTTCTGCCTTAGTAATATCAATACTTCCGTCCGGCTTTTCAGGGGTATAATTTAGTTCACAAAAAGCAGAATGTCCCGTTCCTGCATTGTTCCATGCTGCAGTACTTTCTTTGGCAAATCTGCCAAGCCTTTCAAATATGGCGATTTCAAGATTGGGATCAAATTCGTGAAGCAGCGTTGCTAAAGTGGCGCTCATGATTCCGCCGCCTATCAGTACAACGTCATATTTTGGTTTCGGTGTTCTGCTTGTAAGCGATTGTGGCATAATTCTAAATTTTATTTCAAATTTCGGGAAAAGTTTTATAAGTAAGAGTGGGTTTAACGATTTTAACACGTTATTTTTTTGTTTCAAAACACCTCTTAATTACACAACAAAAAGCTATGGAAAATTTCAATAAATCAACATTGAAATAGTTGATAATATAATCCTGGTCATTTAAAAAAAATATTAATTTTTCATTTTTTCAATTCACCAATAGGGTAAATAATCATCCATTTTCAATCTTAAATATCATAAAAAGTGAAGTTTCTTCTAATTTCACTTCAACAAATCCCGTAATCATAAATATTTACACTGATATTTTTTTCAACCATAAGTAACATATAATTAAACAACAACCACGAAAAACTACATCTTATTGATAGACAATTAATTATCCCGATACAGATCCACATTTAAACCATAAAAAAATCTTTTTTTACGTAAATTTTAATTAAATTAGTATATTTGTAATCAATATTTTATTAAAATTATTTTATAAATATTCCACAAATGAGAATTATTACCTTCCTGGGCATTATGGTCGTGACAACGACATTTGCCCAAAGTGGAAGTGTTGGAATCAACACGCCCACACCTGACCCAAGTGCTATTTTGCACATCGAGAGTTTTCAGGGAACTCCAGCTACTGCTACCGCAACCATTTCAGGGGGAGCCGTTACAGGTATCACAATCAATAATGGAGGAAGCGGCTATACGACGGCACCTACTGTTAATTTTTACGGAGGAGGCCCAGTTGTAAACGGAGGTTCAAAAGCCCGTGCTACGGCAACTATTACCGGAGGAGTCGTTACAGGCATCACCATTAACAATGGAGGAAGCGGTTATACCTCAGCACCTACAGTAACCGTTTCAGGAGGAAACAAAGGAATGTTATTCCCCAATCTGAATCTTGCCAACCTGAACAGTACTACTACTCCTGTTGCATCTCCTGCCAATGGATTAATTGGATTTAATGGCGGAACTAACAGCAATAATAAAGCCCTTCATGTTTTCAACATTACCACCAATTCATGGCAGAGTACCATTGATGCACAAAATACTCCTAAAATCGCTTATCTTGATTTTACCGGATCATACTCTGGGCTGGACAATGCTGTAGCAGGAGCCAGCGCTCCACTTTTGGTAAATAATCCGGCTATTTCCGGAGTATCAAACATCAGCGGATTCAAAGTCCTTCCAAACACTTCTTCGGGATATTCACTTATTCTTCCACAGGGAAATTATCTGGTGGAGGTGAGCCTGAATTTAAATTCCCCTCAGGAAAATCCGGCCGGAGTGAACGGTACAGCTCCACTAACAGGGAGTACTTACTATCTGATGGGATATTTTATAGATTTCTACAGCGATACTTATAATAATACCACCAATACTTTTAGTGCAGTATCCGTTTCCAGAAAAGAAGAACCGATTGTCTCAAAAGTAAGTACCAACCACCTGGCTACATGGTCTTTCTACTATAATGTTCCTGCTAATGCCAACGCCAATATTATCGGTGGGCTAAGAATGAGCCTCGGCAGAATGCAAAACAGTACATTCTATGATCTTGTGAATGTAATTCCAACCGGATCTTACATTAAAATATCTCAGCTTTAAAAACAATGAATATGAAAAAAAGTTATATCCTGCTATTACTGATCATAGCACATAGCATATATGCACAGGTTGCTATTGGAAAAGTCACAGCGAACAGTTCAGCTATTCTGGATGTGGCCTCTACAACCAATAAGGGAGTTCTTCTTCCAAGAGTGGATATCGTAGACATACTGAGCAATACATCACCTGTAAACAACCCTGCAGAAGGACTTGTAGTTTATAACAAAGGAAATTCTATCAGTCCGGGGGTTTATATCTGGAAAAACAATATGTGGACCCTGTTATCAGACACTTATAACCTTGTAAGTTACATGATGCTTCAGCGTACTACAGATTATGCTGTATTAGGCGGTTTAGCCAATGGTACTTATAAAAATTTCAACGATGCTGCTTTTAATGTCGTATCGAATGATATCGGAGCATTATATAATACTTCTACAGGGGTAATTACTCTTCCGGGAAACAGCGGTTATCTTGTGAATGTATGCCTGAATGTTAGAACGGCTCTTGAAACTACAACAGGTGGAATCGGAGGAACCCAGGTTCATTTGCATCAGTATCTTGTAAAACTTGTAGATCCTGTTAGTGGAACTCAGTATGGTAAAACAATCAGCATCAATGCCCAGTCTATTGCCAGCAATAAAACCCACACACTAAATATGAGTTTTTCTTTTGTAACTACCTCAGCTTCTCCTATTCTTTTAGTACCAGCTATTGCTCACGACAATGGAGGAACTTATCAGAATGGAGCCGGAGGAACTACTCCTAATAATGGAGAAATTATTATTACCAATGCGAAAGTTGATATTCAGAGATCAGCCCTTAACCAATAATTAAAAACACAATGAAAACACATATTTATATTGTCTGCATGATACTTTTCAGTGTTTACACGCGAGCACAAGTTGGTATCAATACAAACACTCCTAATGCAAGCAGTATTCTGGACATCAATTCGTCAAACAAAGGAGCTCTTTTTCCACAATACGATCTTGGTATTCTTAACAGCACTTCAACTCCTGTAGCTAATCCTACAGACGGGCTTATAATCTACAACAGCGGAGGGGCATCTACATTTCCGAAAGGATATTACGTATGGGTCAGAAATCAATGGCAGCGTATCATTATTGCAGGGAATGAGCCTCAGAATATGTCTTTATTGATAGGCCCAAATGTTTTAATTCCTGCCGGAAGCACAAATAATACACTTGCCAGTTTTTCTGTAACCTCTAATAAAATTACAGGAGCATCTCTGGCAGCAGATAATTCTACCATTACACTACCAGCAGGCAATTACATTATCCGTTATTCCGTAGATTCAGGAAGCGGAGCCTTCGTTAGCGGAACAAATACACAGTATCTTGGTCAGAATTTTACCTGTACAAGGTCTTATCTTATTAATTCTGCTACCAGTGCAACGATTACTGAAGTGAACAGAATGTGTCTTCTGTCAAGTTCTTTTACTTTTTTTCAGGGAACTTATTTTTTAACATTGGCCGCTCCTACAACCATCCGTCAGAAATTTGAATTTGATTCTCCAGGTAATGGTTATACAGCCAACAATCTTAATATCAGATCTTCATTATCATTAGTGATCACTAAGATGGGGCAATAAAAACAGCCTGAGCTACATTATTTTATACTAAAACAGAGCTTTAAGGTAAAGCTCTGTTTTTTTAATTCAGTTTTGCCGTCAGTTTTTTAAACTGTTTTTCCGCATTTTTCCCTTCATACAGAATGGCATAAACGGTATCGATAATGGGCAGTTTAAGATTTTTCTGCTTTGCTGTTTTATAGATAGAATCTGCTGCATAATACCCTTCTGCCACCATATTCATGGACTGGATTGCAGATTTTACGGTGTAGCCTTTCCCGATTAGGTTCCCTAAGCTCCGGTTTCTTGAGAAAAGAGAATATGCAGTAACCAAAAGATCCCCCAAGTAAGCACTTTCATTAACATCTCTCGGGGCTTCATATACAGCTTCAAGGAAGATTTCCATCTCACGGATTGCATTGGAAACAAAAACGGCAGTGAAATTATCTCCATAACCTAATCCACTTGCTATTCCTGCTCCGATGGCGAAAATGTTTTTAAGGATCGCACTGTATTCATTTCCTAAAATATCTTTGCTGGAATGTACTTTAATAAAATCCGAGCTTAAAATTGCCTCCAGTTTCTCAGCAGTTTCATCTTCAGCCGCAGCTACTGTAAGGTAAGAAAGTCTTTCCATAGCCACTTCCTCGGCGTGGCATGGTCCTGCAATAACCGCCTGGTTTCTGAAACCTATTTTAAATTCATCTCTAAGATAATGGGCTACCACATCATTTACTTTAGGAATGATCCCTTTAATCGCGGAAACAAAGATTTTGTCTCCGTATTCGCAGATCATTTTATCCATAGTATCCGAAAGATAAATGGAAGGGGTTGCCAATACGATCACATCACAGGCACTTACAAGTTCATTGATGTCTGTGGTCAGTTTCAGACTTTTAAGATTGAAATTAACTGCCGTAAGATAGGATGGGTTATGCCCGCGAAGTTCAATAGCTCCTTTTACGAATTCACTTCTTACACACCAGTGCACCGTTTTACAGTTTTCAACAAGCATTTTTACGATAGCGGTTGCAAAACTTCCGCTTCCTACCACTCCTACAGAAACGTCGTTCCTATTCTTTTTCGGATGAGAAGATTCTGAAATTATTTTCTTTTTAGCCATAATTGGAAAATGAACTGCAAATATATTAAAACAAAGACGGAACAAGGACTTTTGAGGCTATGATAAAAACCATTTTCTGAAAAAATTAACACTTGAACACAATTAAATATCTAATCATACGTTAAATACAGAAAAAACTAAGTTTTCTCTAAAAATATCGTACAAAGAGTATTTTTAATTAAATTTGCACGCTTAAAACCGTTTTGTAATATACTAAGAGAAGAAATATGAAGAAATTTCTAAACAGCAAGAAGAACGTGAACATTCTCCTGGGAGGGCTTTTGCTAGTAGTTTTTGCACAGGCTGTCTTTATCGCAAGGTTATTTTCCGAAAAGGACGACAAGATGTATGAAGTGAATCTGGTTAAGATAAATACCGAGAAAGACAGTGTAGATTATCTGAAAATGAAAACAGATCTTACGATGGTGGATCAGACTGTTGCTGAACTTAATTCTTTCCTGAAATCTAAAAACATCACCGATGAAAAGCTGACGGTGCTCAGTAAAGACAGTATATCCAATTCCATATATCTTGCCAAGCAGGCCAACCGCTACAGCCAGTACCTGATGAACCTTCAGAAAAAACTGATGGAAGTTCCTCTTGGGATGCCTACCGACGGATATATTTCCTCTAATTTCGGCATCAGAAAAAATCCAATTCCATTTAAAACCGTATTTGCCTCTGTAAAATCAGGCGCTGCTGTTGAATCTAAACCAGCTGTTGCTGCAGCTCCAAAACCTGAAGTAAAGGCTGAACCTGTTGAGAAAATCATAGAATTAACTGACAGCTATGGCAATAAAAGAGAAGTAAAAGTAATGGTTACACCAAAAGCGGCACCTTCTGCTTCGGCTCCTGAACCATCGCCTGCTGCTGCCTCAACGAAAGCTGTTGCCGGTACTACTTCCCCTAAAGCTCCAATGGAAAAGAACAATCCACCTGCTGAAGCAGATCAGATGCAGTTTCACAAAGGTCTGGACATTGCAGTTGCCTACGGATCAGATGTAAGGGCTGCTGCTGCGGGAACCGTTATTTTTTCCGGTCAGAAGGGAGGTTACGGAAACTGTGTTATTGTTTCACACGGAAACGGACTGGCTACGCTATATGGACACCTTTCCCAATTGGTTTCAAAGGTGAATGACAAGGTAAAGGTAGGCCAGGTTATCGCAAAATCCGGAAATTCCGGACGCTCTACAGGTCCACACCTTCATTACGAAGTACACAAAAACAACACTCCGGTGAACCCGAAACTGTTTATGAATTTATAATAAAATGGCTGTCTGTTTGGACAGCCATTCTTTATTCAATCTTCTTCAAACATAAAGTTTGTGTAATCTGAGAGATCTGTGGGATTATTTTTATCAGGGAAAATTTACCTAAATTTTAAACCGTTAAGGTCACATTAAGTTTTTAAGAGTATTAAGAGGAGCTTCGCTTTAAGTAGAACTGTTATCTTAAAAATCTATGATTTTCTTAATAAAACTTAACTGCTTAAAGAATCTTAATGGTTCAGATAAAACCTGTGCAATTACTTCAATCTGCAAGTTTTTACGCAAAGTTTTTAGTAAAAAGTTGATTTTAAGGGAAGCAAAGAGTGAATCAACTTTTTGATCCGATGAAGCGGATGGTTGTCTTATGTTTTATATACTTTGCGAATAATTTATAACAAAAACTGCTGTCTTATCGACAGCAGTTTTTCTTTTTGCTTTATTATTCAATTTATTTCAGAATTTTTAAAGTTCCTTTCAGATGGGTAAAGGTCCCGTTTGGATCTGCAATATTGGTGTAGATTATATTTGTATTATAATCCTGAATATGGGTAACGTTAGAACCTAATTTGGGTTCGTGCCAGTACACCATGAAGACATTCTTTGCTACTTCTACGGCAGTATACTGTACAGTATCCGTGCGGCCTTTTACGTTTTCGGAAATTCCTGTGAAAGACATTTCTTTATTGTCTTTAAAATCCAGGAGGAATTTAAGTGTTCCGAAATCAACTTCAACTTTATTTCCAATAGCCGGATAAGGTGACTTCAGGTCCCAGTCCATTTCTCCGAAGAAAACTTTCGCTCCCATTGCCAGCTCATCTTTTCCGTGAAGATCAGGATATTTTTTAACCATAAAATCTACAACCCCGGAAGATGTTTTATTTTCAGCAACAGCTGTTTTATAGTTTTCCAGATAGTTTCTAACGAAATCCAGAGACTGAGGGAACAAAGACAGTTTGGCAAAATGAGAAGGCACTACCTGTTCAGGCTTCAATGCTTTCATGGCATCAATCTGAGCAATCCACTGATCAATGGCTTTCACATTCTGTGTATCTGCCATCCAGATGTGTGAATCTACGGAAACGGAAATACCTCCTGCAATAGTTTTAAGTGATGGAATCCATACAAAACTATGGGCTGTATCTTCAGCATTCTGCTTTATTTCAATTTTATTCCCTTCCAGATCCGGAATTGCATTGACAGCTTCCGGAACAATGATTTCTGACGGAGCATCTTCTTTCAGTTGTGGCTTCCATACTGCCATTTTATCGTCTTTTGAGGCAGATATAAGGTAAGCAGTCTGTGCAGTTGAAATGATTTTAACGTTTGGAAATGCCTTTTTGATCACATCCAGTCCAAAGTAAAAATCCGGGTCACTGTGGGAAATAAATACTGTTTTCAGGTTCTTCCCTGTGGCTTTAATTTCCTTTACCAGCTGTTCTGCATACTGCTTCTGAAACTGAGCATCAATAAGCATCGCATCCTTATCTCCATAAATAATGGTGGAAGTAATGGGAAAGATGGCTTTTGAGCCGGGATTATAAACTTTAATTTTTAAGTTTCCAGCCAATAAAATACTTGCAAAGCCAAATATTGCCATCAGCGATAATAATTTCTTTTTTAACATTGTTGATTTTTTGTGAATTAATAAGCTGCTGTAAAACGCTCACGGATATGGTTATTCTGTTCCAGTTCGTCCGCAAGAACTACAGCTACATCCTCTACAGAAAGGCGGCTTCTTCCGTTTTCGTCAAAAACAGGAGTTTCCAGAGAGGTTCTGTATTTGCCTGTTCTTTCCCCTACATTCGCCTGGTTCATTTCAATGGCAGGGCTGAAAAAAGTCCAGTCAAGGGTACTGTTTTCTTTGATTTTGTTTAAATAATCTCTTGCTGCAGTTGCTCCCGGTTTGTAAGCTTCAGGGAAATCCGGAGTATCTACGATCTGTACGTTGTCCGGTGTATAAAGGCTTCCGGCACCCCCCACTACGATCAGCCTTTTCACGCCTGATTTTTCCACTGCTTTTTCAATATTGACGGAACCGTTCAGAAAATCATTATAAAGATTTGGGTTTGTCCAGCCTGCGTTGAAGGCACTGATCACTGCATCATTTCCTTTCAAAGCTTCCGCCAGCTCTTCTGTATTGTTCACGTCAACGCTTTTTGCCGTTACATTTTCTTTTGATTCTACTTTAGAAGCATCTCTTACCAATGCTTCTACTGCATATCCTCTTTCTGTTAATTCATTTACGATTTTGCTTCCTACAAAACCTGTTGCGCCAATTACTGCTACTTTTTTCATAATATTTTATTTTAAAATTTAAATTGTAATAAAAATTGTTACATTTATGGTTAAAAATTTTTACTCAAACTGTTCGGAGAACTCTTTCAGAGATTTATCACCTAAAAATTGAGTAACCAATTGATCTGTTTCTTCAAACAATGTATTTAAATGGGTATTAATCTCTTTCCCTACACTGCATGCTGGATTAGGATTTTGAT
Protein-coding sequences here:
- a CDS encoding M23 family metallopeptidase, which produces MKKFLNSKKNVNILLGGLLLVVFAQAVFIARLFSEKDDKMYEVNLVKINTEKDSVDYLKMKTDLTMVDQTVAELNSFLKSKNITDEKLTVLSKDSISNSIYLAKQANRYSQYLMNLQKKLMEVPLGMPTDGYISSNFGIRKNPIPFKTVFASVKSGAAVESKPAVAAAPKPEVKAEPVEKIIELTDSYGNKREVKVMVTPKAAPSASAPEPSPAAASTKAVAGTTSPKAPMEKNNPPAEADQMQFHKGLDIAVAYGSDVRAAAAGTVIFSGQKGGYGNCVIVSHGNGLATLYGHLSQLVSKVNDKVKVGQVIAKSGNSGRSTGPHLHYEVHKNNTPVNPKLFMNL
- a CDS encoding MBL fold metallo-hydrolase; this encodes MLKKKLLSLMAIFGFASILLAGNLKIKVYNPGSKAIFPITSTIIYGDKDAMLIDAQFQKQYAEQLVKEIKATGKNLKTVFISHSDPDFYFGLDVIKKAFPNVKIISTAQTAYLISASKDDKMAVWKPQLKEDAPSEIIVPEAVNAIPDLEGNKIEIKQNAEDTAHSFVWIPSLKTIAGGISVSVDSHIWMADTQNVKAIDQWIAQIDAMKALKPEQVVPSHFAKLSLFPQSLDFVRNYLENYKTAVAENKTSSGVVDFMVKKYPDLHGKDELAMGAKVFFGEMDWDLKSPYPAIGNKVEVDFGTLKFLLDFKDNKEMSFTGISENVKGRTDTVQYTAVEVAKNVFMVYWHEPKLGSNVTHIQDYNTNIIYTNIADPNGTFTHLKGTLKILK
- a CDS encoding NAD(P)-dependent oxidoreductase, translating into MKKVAVIGATGFVGSKIVNELTERGYAVEALVRDASKVESKENVTAKSVDVNNTEELAEALKGNDAVISAFNAGWTNPNLYNDFLNGSVNIEKAVEKSGVKRLIVVGGAGSLYTPDNVQIVDTPDFPEAYKPGATAARDYLNKIKENSTLDWTFFSPAIEMNQANVGERTGKYRTSLETPVFDENGRSRLSVEDVAVVLADELEQNNHIRERFTAAY